CACGGTCTCCTTTTTCACCTTGCGCTCCGGTTAGACCACGTTCGCCTTGGTCCCCTTTTTCACCTTTAGCTCCATCTGCAATGACAACTTCTTTTAGTTTTGTATCGCCTGCATCAAATTCGTTGTTATCATTTTGGTCATAATAGAAGATAACAGTCGTTGTTTTATCTGCGTCATTTCGTTGAGTCGCAACTAATGGACTTGCACCATCGAAACCATCTCTTACAACAGTACTTGTAACATTACCTCTACCGTCGTTAATCGTGATAGTATGAGTGCCGTCATCTTTATTATCTTTAACGGTTACGGTTGGAGTTACACCGTCACGACCTGCCTGACCTTGGTCTCCTTTTTCACCTTTAGCTCCAGTTAAACCGCGTTCACCTCGGTCTCCTTTTTCACCTTTAGCTCCAGTGAGACCGCGTTCACCTTGGTCTCCTTTTTCACCTTTAGCTCCAGTTAAACCGCGTTCACCTTGGTCTCCTTTTTCACCTTTAGCTCCAGTGAGACCGCGTTCACCTTGGTCTCCTTTTTCACCTTTAGCTCCTTGTGCTCCGGTTAGACCGCGTTCACCTTGGTCTCCTTTTTCACCTTTAGCTCCAGTTAGACCGCGTTCACCTTGGTCTCCTTTTTCACCTTTAGCACCTTGTGCTCCAGTCAGACCGCGTTCACCTTGGTCTCCTTTTTCACCTTTGGCACCTTGTGCTCCAGTCAGACCACGTTCACCTTGATCTCCTTTTTCACCTTTAGCACCATCTTTAATAGCAATTCTTTGAACAAGTTCGTCTACACCTTCAGTGTAAACACCGTTACCATCATTATCAAGATAGAAAGTGAGGTTATTGGTATCACCGATTTTATTTTGATCAACACGTGGTTTTACAGTTTCAATGAATTCTTTAGCAACACCGATTTGAACAATACGTGGTTTAGCTTCTTTAGTAACTCTATTACTAATTGGCAAGCCTAGGATTATTTCATTACCTAATCGATGAACTTTATAGGTAATTTGACGTTGTCCTTTTTCACCTTCTCTAACTAATCTAGTCTCACCTTCTGGCAATTTACTAGTTGGAAGATAGATAGTTTGGAATTCAAGTTCTTCTGTAACAGTCTTGTTACTAGTACCACCATTTGGATTTGCATCCAAGAGGAGTGGGTTTGCTCTATAATAATAGTTAGAGTTACTGTATGGGTCATTGCTAGTAGCGGCACCGCCACCACCTTGGTCCACGTTAAAAGTAACTGGTTTCAAACGAACAGACAAGTCACCATTTGGATTAATGATAGGCAAACTAAATCTGATTGTTTGTTCCATATTTGTTGAAGTAGCAGAGGTCATACTGTATCCTGAGTGAGATACGAAGTTGGCACCCTGGCTAATAGGTTTTGATTGCTCTCTTAATCTTGGAGTTGTGATGGTTGCATTTGAAGGATTTCCAAATCCATCCCCTTTGTCCAAGATAAAGTTATTATTAACAAATTCACCTGGACCAGAGTATCTAATTGTGAAATTCAATCTATTACCTTGACGTACTGTTGTTACATCGTAATGAATTGAATTACCACCACGTGAGTTTCCGTAGCCACGGAAACTATAACTACGACCACCTTGACTAATATCTGTAAATGCAACTGTATTTCCAGAACCTGAAACAATTGGGTTAGCTGGATTGCTAGCTGCTCTAAAGCCACTGTGCCCTTTATCCAAGTCTTCTTTACGGATAGCTGGATTTTGGCGAGCGTCAGAAAGGCTAAGAGCTGGTTTCAAAAGTTCATTTGTAGATGCAGGTCTTGACGTAGCTTCTACTTTAACAGGTGTGCTAGTTGGCAAAACAGTACTATTAACAGCTGAACGATCAGTTGTTGCAACTGGTTTAGCTTCTTCTTTGGCTTCTGCCGCGTCAGCTTTCTTCACTACAGGAGTTTCTGATACAGTTCCTTTATCAGAGTTAGAACGAAGTTCTAGACCAATAATAGACGATTGAATAGATGACTCTGCTGCTGATAATTCAACTTCAGTTGCATCTGCTTTCCCAAGCAAGCTTTGACCAGCTTGGATACTTGCTTGCAAGTTTGCAGCACTTGCTTCTGTATATAACTTACTCTCAAGTTTTTTAGCACGCGAAAGAGCCGTTAACAATTTTGACTTGTCAACAGCATCTTGATGCGTTACTTCTTCTTTTTTATCTTTTGCTTCTTCAACTTTTTCTGCTGGTCTAGTAGCTTCTTCAGTTTTAGCTGGAGTCGTTTCTACTGGGTTCGCAACAGTTGGAGCTGCATAAGTTGTTTCTTTTTTAGGTGTAGAAACTTCTGCTGGTTTAGTAGCTTCATCTACCTTATCAACAGAAACACTGTTAGTTGCTTCTGGATGTTGTTCCTCCGCTTGTACTGATTGCGCATTAGCGGCAGTTCCCAATACTAAAGCTGTACCGAGCAAGACACTAGCTGCACCAAAGTGATACTTACGAATAGAGTATCGTTGTTGCATGCTATACCAGTCAAATGATTTCTTATGTGAATGTTTCATTTTGAACTCCTAAGTAATATTTTATAATTCCCACTTTGCAACTATTTGATATATAAATCAATATTTTCTGAACAATTGATATATTCTATTTTTGCACCTAAGGGCCACTTATCTTATTCTAATTTTTCTGATTACTGACGACAATTTTCTTACTCTAAGTTTTTTGTACTTTTTAGACAAAAAATATGATATAATGAATTAAGGAGGAAATTACCTATATGCGCAACCTTTTATCCACAAAAGATCAAAGACAATTACGTTTAATGGAAACCTTAATTCAGAATCGTAATTGGATGAAATTGTATGAACTAGCCGAAAAATTAGGATGTACAGAACGAATCTTAAAAAGTGATTTAAATGAATTACGTGTTGCCTTTCCATCTATTGACATCCAATCTTCTGTTAACGGAATCATGATTGATTTAGAAGTTAACACTAGTGTAGAAGATATTTATCAATATTTTCTTGCTAATTCTCAATCTTTTCAATTACTAGAGTATCTGTTTTTTAATGAGGGGCTACCTATTTATCGAACAATAGAAAATCTTCACTCTAGTAATGCCAACCTCTATCGACTGGGCAGAAATATTACAAAAACTCTGTCAACTCAATTCCAAATTGAACTATCATTTACTCCATCCGAAATACGTGGGAATGAAATCGATATTCGCTATTTTTTTGCCCAATATTTTTCTGAGCGCTATTATTTCCTAGACTGGCCTTTTCCTGACCTTCCTGAAGAGGATTTAACAGAGTTTGCTGATTTCTTCTATAAAATCACGAATTACCCGATGCACTTTTCAATTTATAGAATGTATAAATTGATGCTGGCTATCAGTATCCACCGCATCAAAAATGGTCATTTTATCGACTTACCCAATCATTTCTATGATGAATACTATCCTATATTGGAAAGTATTCCAAACTTTGAGGAGTTACTTGCCCATTTTTCTGAAAAATTGGGACTGGAAATCACTCCAGATATCATCGCACAAATTTTTATATCCTTTATTCAAAACAATCTTTTCTTAGATCCTCAAGAATTCTTCAACTCTTTAGAAGATAACAGTGAAGCAAGATACTCTTACCAATTACTTAGTCAAATATTAGAACGCCTAGCAAAACAATATAAGATTACTTTTACTAACCACGATGAGCTTATTTGGCATTTACACAACACTGCTTTCTTTGAAAGACAGGAAATCTTTTCTACCCCAATCTTATTTGAACAAAAAGCATTGACGATTAAAAAATTTGAAGTTTACTTCCCAGACTTTATGGGAAGTGCACGTCAAGAACTGGCCCAATATCGTCAGGCAATTGGACAGCATGACCATCCTGAACAGTTGGAACACTTGATGTACACCATCTTAACCCATGCTGAAAACCTCTCTACTCAGTTGTTAGAAAATCGACCACCTATCAAGGTTTTGATTATCAGTAATTTTGACCATGCTATATCCCTTACCTTTGTTGATATGCTTTCCTACTACTGTAATAACCGCTTTACCTTCGATACTTGGGATGAATTGGAAACGAGTCCTGAGATTTTAAATCAGACAGGTTATGATATCATCGTGTCTAATTTCTATATTCCAGGAATTACCAAGAAGTTTATTTGTCAAAATCATCTGTCAATAATGGATTTGGTTAATCATCTTAATACTTTATCAAATGAGATTCATTTGTCCAATACTTTATAAGCTAGAAAAAAGTCAGCAGGGTCCTGCTGACTTTTTCTCTTACCTGATTTCTATACTTCCTTAACAAAAACCAATTCCTGTGGCTGTGACAAATCTTCTCTGTAGGTAAACCCTGCAAAGCTTAAGCGACGAGCTTCCTCCACCGTCTGTACTTGATTTTGTATCAGGGCTGTCAGGAAAGCACCACGCGCTTTCTTTGAAATAGTTGAATGAATCTTCAGCTGACCACCTCTATCCTCCATGAATTTGAAGGTCACCATCTTTTCTCTGATTTCCTTAGAAAATACTGTCTCAAACTCGGATGACAAGAGGGAGAAAATCACTTTTTCCTGCTTCACAGCCTCATCATAGACTTGCTTCCAATGGCTCTTCAAAGTCTTACCAGCGACCTTTAATTTCATCAAAAAGTCCAAACGGTGAGGGGCCATAGGTGACAAGGCTGGAACGACACCGTACAAAGCCGAAGTAATAAAGACATGATTTTCAAGATAGGCTTGTTCTGCCTCGTCCAGTTTGTCTCGCTTGATATTACGGTACATCAGCCCATCAAAAAGTTTCAAGGCTGGGTAGTGTTGAGCAGTTTGCCTTTTCAAAGCTTGGATATGTTGAAATTCTTCCGCCGCCTTCTCGGCTGATACCTTGTAAAAACTCTCCAATTGACTAGCAGAATAGCGGGCCAAGGCATCCAGCACGGCCTGGCTTTCTGGTTTTAAAGAAGTTGCTTCGATACTTGGCAAGTCTGTGTTCATTTCTTTTGCTGTAGGGATTAAAATTTTCATATTAATAGTGTAGCATATTTTTTAGCCGCTACCAAGAAATTCATCTGAAAAGAGACTGGGGAAAAAGGCATTAAAATTAAAAAATGCATAGTATCAGGAATTGAGAAATCTTGATACTATGCGTTTTATGATGGAAAGATTTACTTCATTTTTTCCTGAAATTGAGGTTTTGCCCAGCCTCTCCTCTTACTGAACTTTAAAGGTCTTGAGATAGTTGTCTTTTCCTACTTGACCTTCGAAGGTTTTACCATTTTCGAGGTAAGGCAGGTCATCTGATACAGAGGCCTTAACCTTGTAAATCTTGCCATCAACTTTAAAGAAGTAGACGGTGTCGCCCTTGATAACAGCTGATTTGAGGTCTGCTACCACACCCTTGATACTTTCTGTGGTTTCATTATCAATTTCAAGATCGTTTTTGTTGGCGTACTTGCTGAGCAGTTCTTCCACAGTGGTGGCTACGATAACATTTTGGTACTCGACTGCGTCTACCAAAGCGTACTCTTTGACCAAGCCAGCATTGTCCTTCAAGCCCATGATGTAGAGAGGCTTGTCATTGATGTTGATGAGGATTGGGAAGGTTGCCTTGTAGGATTTCTCCTGAACAGCACCTTCGGCTGATTCACGGGCTGATTCTTCGGTCGCAGAAGCCAAGCTATACTTAGTGATTTCTCCTGTTCGCATATTTTCAAGAATGAAACCAAGATTACTTTCATCTGCATTGGCCGATGTCACACCTGTGT
The Streptococcus toyakuensis genome window above contains:
- a CDS encoding M protein trans-acting positive regulator PRD domain-containing protein, with product MRNLLSTKDQRQLRLMETLIQNRNWMKLYELAEKLGCTERILKSDLNELRVAFPSIDIQSSVNGIMIDLEVNTSVEDIYQYFLANSQSFQLLEYLFFNEGLPIYRTIENLHSSNANLYRLGRNITKTLSTQFQIELSFTPSEIRGNEIDIRYFFAQYFSERYYFLDWPFPDLPEEDLTEFADFFYKITNYPMHFSIYRMYKLMLAISIHRIKNGHFIDLPNHFYDEYYPILESIPNFEELLAHFSEKLGLEITPDIIAQIFISFIQNNLFLDPQEFFNSLEDNSEARYSYQLLSQILERLAKQYKITFTNHDELIWHLHNTAFFERQEIFSTPILFEQKALTIKKFEVYFPDFMGSARQELAQYRQAIGQHDHPEQLEHLMYTILTHAENLSTQLLENRPPIKVLIISNFDHAISLTFVDMLSYYCNNRFTFDTWDELETSPEILNQTGYDIIVSNFYIPGITKKFICQNHLSIMDLVNHLNTLSNEIHLSNTL
- the yaaA gene encoding peroxide stress protein YaaA, whose product is MKILIPTAKEMNTDLPSIEATSLKPESQAVLDALARYSASQLESFYKVSAEKAAEEFQHIQALKRQTAQHYPALKLFDGLMYRNIKRDKLDEAEQAYLENHVFITSALYGVVPALSPMAPHRLDFLMKLKVAGKTLKSHWKQVYDEAVKQEKVIFSLLSSEFETVFSKEIREKMVTFKFMEDRGGQLKIHSTISKKARGAFLTALIQNQVQTVEEARRLSFAGFTYREDLSQPQELVFVKEV